A single genomic interval of Clostridium cylindrosporum DSM 605 harbors:
- the gshAB gene encoding bifunctional glutamate--cysteine ligase GshA/glutathione synthetase GshB yields MLNIYKNLFNKNELLNGNFGLEREALRVDSNGYISFKEHPSVLGDKIDNPYITTDFSESQVEMITPALSTLAEARDFLEVLYDIVSNEIEDEYLWPQSMPCDIPLDGNIPVANFGDGEEGKNATEYRQNLLEKYGGKKQLISGIHYNFSFKENIIEKLYSNLGEGKSYKQFKNEFYLKIARNYLRYRWLLIYLLGGTPVLHESYSDKCLKILQRISHESYTSKGVISIRNSECGYENKIDLFPSYSSVESHVKSIINFIDKGVIENSKELYSQVRLKSKDNKNLIESLLRDGVQYLEIRSIDINPFEKSGISIEDLRFIHLFVIYLSIKEENNYDLWQEEGLFNQRAIAKYGQDKIELKRDGNLVDKNEYALEILSEIERINKELSLGENDNIERIRNKVLSSSLTYANKITEKTKEEGYIKANMSLAKAYKDSAYQNRFKMVGFEDMELSTQILMKESIKRGITVDILDRKENFISLSKGNKKEYIKQATETSMDSYSTVLMMENKVVTKKVLKEHGIRVPLGEEFDSLDDAISSVKRFINTPVVIKPKSTNFGIGISIFPDGTRASDLIKAFEIAFENDVTVLIEEFIKGKEFRFLVIGDEVAGVLNRVPANVIGNGTMNIEELVEEKNKSYLRGKGYKTPLEKIKLDKHVDLFLSQRGLDTKYIPKVDEIVYLRENSNISTGGDSIDYTDTMPQRFKDIAVASARAVDAKICGVDLMIEDYTDKNSPYAIIELNFNPAIHIHSFPYKGVERKIAEKVLRLLGFVK; encoded by the coding sequence ATGCTAAATATATATAAGAATTTATTTAATAAAAATGAACTTCTAAATGGAAACTTTGGTCTAGAACGTGAAGCACTTAGGGTAGATTCAAATGGATATATTTCCTTTAAAGAGCATCCAAGTGTTCTAGGAGATAAAATAGATAATCCATATATTACAACTGATTTTTCAGAAAGTCAGGTTGAAATGATAACTCCTGCACTATCAACATTAGCTGAAGCAAGGGATTTTTTAGAGGTTCTTTATGATATTGTTTCAAATGAAATAGAAGATGAATATCTATGGCCGCAATCTATGCCATGTGATATTCCTCTAGATGGTAATATTCCTGTAGCTAATTTTGGAGACGGTGAAGAGGGGAAAAATGCAACAGAATATAGGCAAAATCTTCTTGAAAAATATGGAGGTAAAAAACAGCTTATATCAGGAATTCACTATAACTTTTCCTTTAAAGAAAATATTATTGAAAAACTTTATAGTAATTTAGGAGAGGGTAAGTCCTATAAACAGTTTAAGAATGAATTCTATCTTAAAATTGCAAGAAATTATCTAAGATATAGATGGCTTCTTATTTATCTATTAGGTGGTACACCTGTACTACATGAGAGTTATTCTGATAAGTGCCTTAAAATTTTACAAAGGATATCACATGAAAGCTATACAAGTAAAGGTGTAATATCTATAAGAAATAGTGAATGTGGTTATGAAAATAAAATAGACTTATTTCCAAGCTATTCAAGTGTAGAATCTCATGTAAAAAGCATCATTAACTTTATTGACAAGGGAGTCATTGAGAATAGCAAAGAATTATATAGTCAAGTAAGGTTAAAGTCTAAGGATAATAAAAATCTTATTGAATCTTTATTAAGGGATGGTGTACAGTATCTAGAAATAAGAAGTATAGATATAAATCCATTTGAAAAATCAGGAATTTCAATTGAAGACTTGAGGTTTATTCACTTATTTGTTATCTATTTATCTATAAAAGAAGAAAATAACTATGATTTATGGCAGGAAGAAGGGCTATTTAACCAAAGAGCTATAGCAAAGTATGGACAGGATAAAATAGAACTAAAAAGAGATGGGAATTTAGTAGATAAAAATGAATATGCTTTAGAAATACTCTCTGAGATTGAAAGAATTAATAAGGAATTATCTCTTGGAGAAAATGATAATATAGAAAGAATAAGAAACAAAGTACTTAGTTCATCACTTACATATGCAAATAAAATAACTGAAAAAACTAAAGAAGAAGGCTATATAAAGGCTAATATGAGTTTAGCTAAAGCTTATAAAGATAGTGCATATCAAAATAGATTTAAAATGGTAGGATTTGAAGATATGGAGCTTTCAACTCAAATTCTTATGAAAGAATCTATTAAAAGAGGAATTACAGTTGATATTTTAGATAGGAAGGAAAACTTTATTTCTCTTTCAAAGGGAAATAAGAAAGAATATATAAAGCAGGCAACAGAAACATCAATGGACAGTTATTCTACAGTTCTAATGATGGAGAATAAGGTAGTAACTAAGAAGGTGTTAAAAGAGCATGGAATTAGAGTGCCACTTGGAGAAGAATTTGATAGTTTGGATGATGCGATTTCTTCTGTTAAAAGGTTTATTAATACTCCAGTAGTTATAAAACCTAAGAGTACTAACTTTGGAATTGGTATAAGTATATTCCCAGATGGAACAAGAGCAAGTGACCTTATAAAGGCATTTGAAATTGCATTTGAAAATGATGTAACTGTTCTTATAGAAGAATTTATTAAGGGGAAAGAATTTAGGTTTCTTGTTATAGGAGACGAAGTTGCAGGAGTATTAAATAGAGTACCTGCAAATGTAATTGGAAACGGTACAATGAATATTGAAGAGCTTGTAGAAGAAAAGAATAAAAGTTACTTAAGAGGAAAAGGATATAAGACACCTCTTGAAAAGATTAAACTTGATAAGCATGTAGATTTATTCTTAAGCCAAAGAGGTCTAGATACAAAATATATACCAAAGGTAGATGAAATTGTATATTTAAGAGAAAATTCTAATATAAGCACAGGTGGAGACAGTATTGATTATACTGATACTATGCCTCAAAGATTTAAGGATATAGCTGTAGCCTCTGCAAGAGCAGTAGATGCAAAAATATGTGGAGTAGACCTTATGATAGAGGACTATACAGATAAAAATTCCCCATATGCAATAATAGAACTAAACTTCAATCCTGCAATACACATTCATTCATTCCCTTATAAAGGAGTAGAAAGAAAAATTGCAGAAAAAGTACTAAGACTGCTTGGGTTTGTAAAATAA